DNA from Triticum aestivum cultivar Chinese Spring chromosome 7D, IWGSC CS RefSeq v2.1, whole genome shotgun sequence:
GCGGGAAGGGGAGGCACCGGCGCCGGATCTATGGCTCCGTCGGACACATCTGGGACATGGTCACCGAATCGTGGCACAACAGTGATGCGTACCACTACTAGGCAATGTCGGCTATGTCGGCACCAGCGCAGCGCATTCGTCTCCATGACAGAACGCGTCGTCTCATCTCGTGTGCATCACCCAGTACCCAGCGGTGTACTATACCAGAGTCCAGACTAGAGGAGTACACGCGGCGGCACGCACCTCCTTTCTCGCGTGATTTTTTTTCCGACTAAATAATCCCAACCTCCCACCACAAAAGGCGGTCTACCGATACGGTCTACGGTTTCCGACTAAATAACCCATCCCCATCCGCCGTCGCATCTCACTGCTCCACAGCAAACTGATTCATTCATCCACTGTGCACTCCGGTCCGATATAACCAGCGGCCGCTCTTTTCCCTTCTGTTAACGCAGCCCGCCGAGAAAGCCCGCGCCTTGCGGACAGACAGGAGGACAAGTTGGAATTTATCCCCACCTCCGGCCGTTCCGCGCCGCCACCACGTGATTCCGAGCCctaggacggcggcggcgacgatggcgagcAGGGCCGGCGCCGtgagcgcgggggcggcggcggacacggGCAGCCCGAGCGCGCGtttggcggcggcgggggcaggggaggaggaggccggggcggggaAGGTGAAGCTGCTGTGCAGCTACGGGGGCCGGATCGCGCCGAGGTCGGGGGACGGGGCGCTGCGCTACGTGGGCGGCCAGATGCGCCTCATCTCCGTGCCCCGCGCCGCCTCCTTCGCGGACCTCATGCGCAAGGTCGAGGCCGTCGACGACGCCGCCGgacccgcccccgccgccgccggcgggggGGCGCTCGTCAAGTACCAGCTCCCCGGGGAGGACCTGGACTCGCTCGTCTCGGTGTCCTGCGCCGAGGACTACGACAACATGCTGGAGGAGTACGAGAAGctggccgccgccgcgcccgacggCTCCGCCAAGCTCCGGGTCTTCCTCTTCCCGGCCGACTCCGCCTCCGGCTCCGGCTCGCACCCCGCCGCCGTCGACGAGGCCGGGCAGCGCTACATCGACGCCGTCCGCCGCAGGGAGAGCGGCTCCTCCGCGCACAACTCCGAGGCCTCCGAGCCCGCCGGCCTCGCCGAAGGTATGTCGCCGCGGGCCGTGCCGCCCCCTTCCGTCCCGCCTGAATATTTGTATTCGGCTGGGAGCCACACCAACCATGCTAGCCCCTTTCCGCAGTCGCTAGGATTTAGTGCTGTCGCAGCGTCAGCTCCGGCAATGGGCATTCCGGCGCACAACCCCGTGTTGCTTAGGCCGGAGCCGCAACCGCTGCAGCCTCACCAAGTTGCTTCctatgcgccgccgccgccgcatcagcCGGCTCCGGTTGCCTCTTATGCACAGCATCAGCAGCCGGCTCAACAAGTTGCCTCTTATGCGCCGCCACTGCAGCCTCAGGTTGCCTCTTACGCGCCGCCGCAGCAGCTGCCCCAGGTTGCTTCTTatgcgccgccgccgcagctgcctCAGGTTACTGCTTATACTTCGCAAATGCCACAATCATACATAGAGCCTCAACAAATCCAGTACGTCAATGCACAGCAATTTGGTCTGCATGGTGTATCTCAATCCGCTAATCTGATGCCTGCGCACATGAGCCAGTATGTGCCCAGTACTCTGGGTACGAACTCCATGGCGACCACGGGTGCCCAAATTGGTGCTTTGAGGCCTGTTTCTGCAGGTACAGAGCGGGTTTTGGAGAATCTTCATTTCTCACGGCCAATGCAAACTCCAGTTGATCCGAATTACAGGGTGCTCCAGCCACTTTCAGAGCTTCCTCCTCTGCCTCATACGACTTTGCAGGCAAGTGATGCTCAGAGGTATGGCGTCCAGACGGTGCTCACAAGCACGGCAAGCTCACCAGTGATAACGAGCTCGAGGGCATTCCCAGTGGTGGTAAGCTCAGCTACCGTGCCAACACTGAGGTACGATGACTGCATGATGTGCCAGAAAATACTGCCGCATGCCCATTCGGATAACATGATACAGGAGCAGGGAAATCCTCGCGCACTGAATTATCCTGATGTTAGTCCAGTGTTTTACAGCCTCCATCAAGAGGATGCAACCAAACAACAGGTTCCAGCTGCGGTTCCAGTAACATCTGCTAATTACATATCAGAACCCAGAGCCGAGAGCACAGCAGGGATGACCCAGTTTGATCCAAAACTTTCTGCCAGAAATCCAGCAGTTCAAGCAGCACCATCTCAAGATGCAGGAACGTTGGTTCAACCCACCATGGTTACTGTACCTCTTTCCAGTATACCTACTTCAAATGGAGTTTTTGTAGGGCAACCTCCACACACGCTTGCTGAAGATTTTCTCATGTACCAACGTCAGCAGCAACACCCTTACAGTATGCAAACAACTCAAGTCCTGGCAAATGGAGTCAGCAGCAATCCACAAGGGATTGATGCTAGTGCATTTAAGAATTCAAATCATCCAGTAGAAGAACCAATTGGAGAATATGCTCATGATGTTCCTCATGATTGTGTCAGAGCTATCGATGCTCGGATGCAAGGAATTCAGTTAGGTCCTATTGCTCCTCCAGAATCTATTGTGCAAGGGAAGTCAGCTATTCCCCATGGTGCTGTTGGCGATGGGATAGTTGAGAAGCCACCTGTTATTATTGATGGCAGTCCCATATACAAATCTCAAGCTGGAGGTTATCACATGGGCACTAGCAATGCTTTTCCTGTCCCTTCTTTTATCCTAGAGGACAATGTTGTGAGACATACTGAACAACCACCTCCCTCTCGAAATGTTGGTGCGAACAACGTCTATCCTGAGGTTATCCAGCAGCCAAGTATGTTACTCAAGAACAACCTTGGTGTGCCCATTGAACATCCTGTTCCGAGCGAAAGATTTCTTGTGAGGCCTGCTTACTCTGGTGTTCAGTCTCCTGCTGGACCTCCTGCACATCATCCTGGGGAAATGCTGAATGGCATGGTTTCCGCTCCCTATAATGTTAGTAGTCAAGTTGTATTGCAGGCTGCTGCTAGTACTGATTGTGTCGAAGCTACACATGAACCAGCTTACACAGAATCTCTTTTCTCAAACCAGGATCCTTGGAAAGCAATTGGAAATGCTTCGGCAGTACCTCCAACATCAAACATGTTGGCTAAGGAACATGTTCTTTCTGGAGATCCATATGTGGATGGCCATGTTCCTGCAATTACAAGTTCAAATGCTGCCATGCTATTAGAAGAAGGCAATCTTCCACTCATTCATGACCCTACTTTCAAGGATATATACCCAGAACCTGCTCAAATAAGCAAAGGTTGGTACAGTATACTATCTTATCGTATATAATTTGGTTTGCACTACAGACTGAACTGTTACATCCTTTAAGAATTGAAATGAACTAACATCAATATTTTTGTCGTCATTTGATTTTGTCTCTGAAAGGATATGGAGAAGAAATTGTCAAACGTCAATTACAAGCTGTCGCTGAAGGTGTGGCAGCATCTGTTCTGCAGTCACCATTTCCTGAAAAACCAACTGAATTTTCTGGGGATCACAAAGATTTGCCTGGAGATGTAATTGATCCAAAAAATGAGGTTGGTGGCAattctttcttttctttgtagcTTGATCAGTTGTAATagtgatttatttattttgttcagGATGCGCCGAGCAAACAGTCAGACAAAACAAGCCAAGGAGTTCCAGTTCTAGATGACATCGATAACCTTCAGGTTGTTGACGATTTGCAAGTTGATTATATGTGTGCTTTCCATATGCACTTCTAAATACATACATCACCCTTACCTACGCGTTTACAATTGCAGATAATAAAGAACAGTGATCTTGAAGAATTGCGTGAACTAGGTTCTGGAACCTTTGGTACCGTTTACCATGGAAAATGGAGAGGTTCTGATGTCGCTATAAAAAGGATAAGCGATCGATGTTTTGTTGGGAAGCCTTCTGAGGAACAGCGCATGGTCCGTGTTAAACTTATGGCCGCTTTTTTTCAATCTTCAGTTCATCTTGTTCTAACTTTGTCGTACCTGCAGAAAACCGATTTCTGGAATGAAGCTTGCAAGCTTTCATCGTTGCACCATCCAAATGTCGTTGCTTTTTACGGTGTTGTTCTGGATGGACCAGGTGGATCTGTTGCAACAGTCACTGAGTACATGGCTAATGGTTCGCTTCGACAAGCATTACAAAGACATGAAAAGTATGCTCTATCTGTTTTGTGCAAATATATGATGTTTTCATATGGTGACACTTTTAATGTCAGTTTCTTCTGTCAGCAGGATATTCGACAGGCGTAGGCGCCTGCTAATTGTGATGGATGTTGCATTTGGTATGGAATATTTGCACGGGAAGAACATTGTGCACTTCGACTTGAAGAGTGATAATCTGCTCGTCAACCTAAGAGATCCCCAACGCCCTATATGCAAGGTGAGGGTCTCCAAACTCTCCATCTCACACCCGTGTTTTCTGCATATTTTGTCAACTAGGAAAATTAGCTCGGACAATCCTTATAACAGCAACACATAACTTCTGTGCCCTAGCACCTTGTTTGTGCGCAGAAAGCGAGCATGGAGATTTTTTGATTTTGGCAGTAACCAACCGTGCTATGTTTGTAGGTCGGTGATTTGGGCTTATCAAAGGTTAAATGCCAGACACTAATCTCCGGTGGGGTGCGAGGGACACTTCCCTGGATGGCTCCTGAGCTGTTAAATGGCAGCAGTAACCTTGTTTCTGAAAAGGTTTGTTCGGCTGCATCGTACATCTAGTGCGCATGGCCTCCTTCCCATGATCCACTTCTCACCCTATTTTACCTTCACATGCTCTTTTTGCAGGTCGACGTCTTCTCATTCGGAATCGTGATGTGGGAGCTGCTTACCGGTGAAGAGCCTTATGCTGACCTGCATTATGGCGCCATCATAGGTACACTTGCAAACCTCTGCTGTAATGCACACCGCAGTAAACGCACTCGCTTGTTTCGAGTCCAATGCCTCCTTTCATTTCTCTGAACATTTCGCCAACTGCAAGCAGGTGGGATCGTGAACAACACCCTACGGCCGCTGGTGCCCGAGTCGTGCGACCCCCAGTGGAGATCGCTGATGGAGCAGTGCTGGTCAGCCGAGCCGATGGAGCGGCCGAGCTTCACGGAGGTCGTCAAGAGGCTACGGGCTATGGCGACCTCCCCCACCAAGACGCTGCCGCAGAAGTAGACTGCCCTTAGCTCCGTACATGAGCAAGGGAAAATATAGAGAAGGACGCGGCGACGCTGCTCACAATAGGATAGAGCTGGTGGGGGTTTGCCTGACACTTCATGTGGTGCTTTTAGacactgatgatgatgatgatgatgaaatgtAAGAGCATGTACAGGGAGCTGCCGCGGCAACGGTTGGTGAATGTGTTATGTACCGGCTCCTGGGTGCTCCGGGACTTGTTTCCTGCGTGTGGTCGATGTGCAGAAGCCTGCTGGAACAAATGCAGAATGCAGTCTGTGGCCTGCGTTCTCTTGCTAGCTCGGATGCGTGAGCTTGCCTGTGATCTCAAAGCGTCTCGTTTTACTTTTCAGCTGTAATGTTTCCGAAACTCTGGTTTGCGCTTGGTGATATTCTCCCGTGTTTGTGAAGATGAGGCATGGCAGCAATTGCAAGAGGTGATTTAGCTGGGTTGATATTAGCTTTGGGATCACATGCAAGCTCATGTGGGGCTAAATCACCTCTTAGACATCTTCTAAAGCTAATGCTGTCCCGGCCCTCTTAGATTATATGGGGTTAATATTTTAGGAGATGCCCAAGAAGTGATTTAGCTGAGGCATGGCAGTAATTACAAGACCTGTGCGATGGTGATTTAGCTGATAACTCACCTGTGCCACCGCAAGGCACCTAGGACAGCCGCGGCGAGCACAAGCATTCAGTTCCCATGATGCTCGTCGGAGAGCCAAACATGCCTGACGTCCACCGCCAACCCTTACCCTAGCTAGAGAGGAGCATCACCTCATTGTCCCTGGCCTAGTACTGTTGAAGTCCAACAAGAGCACCACAATGTGGGCATCAAGCGAGCATAcggctagggtttctgcctcccgtCGGTGGCGGCGTCGATTTGTCTCATTTATTGTGACCTTAGGGTCACGTGCGCGTGGTGGATCATGTCCCTTGCCGGCATGAAGGCTCTATTTTTATATGTTTCTTCGAGTTTTGTTAGAATTTGTGCGCTGCCCAGGAAGACGAGACGACGGGGGCTTGCTGGAGAGGGAATAaggatctacgcttctcttcagcggcggcggttgctgttctggtgcgctagtTTTATGGGGTCTTGCACGATGACTTttcaactgtctactacaacaggTTTTACCTGGTTCCGGTGGGGGAGGGGTGATGACGGTTGTGCGCTTTCGGCTCGCTTTAGTGCTTATAGTCGTCACCGGTGGTCTATGAATTTGGATGCAAATTTTTTTTTTTGGTGTTTGTTATACTGTCATGATTGATGATGAATAAATTGAAAGTTTTTTCGTAAAAAAATGGGCATCAAAGATGGACGCGGCTACCACCGCAACCATTGCCCGTTTTCGACGGTGGCCTTGAGGTCGGAGGCGGCAATGGCTTGGAATACCATTACCACCTCCTCGGTGTCACCGATAAGGACCGAGAAGTCGGGCGGCCGAGTGAAGCTGAGTTATCATCCTGTGATCTCATCATGTATATTTATTTGGCGCTAAAAAATaatcatataaaaatcatatcatgaTAAGGGAGATCAAGCAAAGTAGGAGAAACGTAATTCCTATAGCACTAATATTCATCGTAGCAACAATAATGCCAGTCATTTCATGATCTGAGCTGCGATTTGGCTTGGATGAGGGGATGAGGTGATGAGTATTGTGGGACGAGAATGTAATCTctgagagcatctccaatagatgacatggATGTAAAAATAACTAACTTTTGTATTTTTGAGGTTAAAAACCCACTTCCAACGAATGATGTAGATGCAAATTCTTGTACATCTTCCGGTCGAgcagatgtaaaatacaacacctggAGATGCAAATTTACATCTCCACCTTCAGGAGATGTAAAACTAGAGGTCGCGCACCAACCGCCCTTCATTTCCTTTCCCCTCCTTCCTCTCCCCGCCTGCCGCACAGCCCTCGCCACCCCGTTTCGCCTGCAGCACTGCCGCCGCCACCCCACTCGTGCCAGATCCGGTCGTCAACCAACCCGCGCGCCCCTCCGCCGCCGGTCTGCCGCTCTGCCGCTCTGCCTCGAATCGCCGTCCCAATTCCCCACTGCCGCCACCACAATTTgtcacccccgccgccccgacgctccTCGACCGCCGCCCCCACACACAACCATCGTCGCACTGACGCTCCCCCGATGCCGCCGTCCCAAATCGCGTCGTGCTGTCGCTGCCCCTATTCGCCCGCCGCCCAACCGCCACCACCCCGTCGtcgccatgccaccgaagaagctCCCGAAGAGCAAGACCGGGTTCTTCGGCATGCGGGCGAAGCCATCCAGCAACTTCAGCGTCGAGTTCTCTGATGCCGACCGCCGCTTTTGGCTCGGCTGCTACACTACCGCGGACAAGGTCGCACGCGCCTACGACGTGGCAGTGTGGTGTGCCGGGAGGCCGAAGACGAACCTCTACTTCCTGGAGATTGAGACCCGGGCGGATGCGAAGTTCCTCGTGCTGGAGGGTATTCAGATTGAGGAGATaacgaagaagacgaagaagaggccgGCCATTGTAAGTTGCTCTCGGCGACAGCGACGAGGCGACGATGGTGAGGTTCACACGGGAGCAACCGAAATATGTTTAGGCCGAGCAGGAGTACTTCTGGAAGCGTGAGGTCGAGCACAAGAAGAAGGAGTTGAAGAAGGAAGACGAGGCCAGCCCCTCGACGGCGATCCCCGTCGAATCCTCGAAGGCTGACGATGAGGAGTTCTGAAGGCCCTCAGATGAGGACGACGAGGAGTACTGGATGCCCTCGGAGGAGGACGACTAGTTTGATGGATGTAGTAGTTTGAATTAGTTGGAGTAGTTGTTTAATTTATATTTTTAATTAGAACTATGTTTGAATTATGTTTCAAATGAAGTAGTTGTTGAAGTTTCTAGTTTTTACATCTCCAATTTGCGTCATCTATTGGAGTTGCACTTCTACATCATCAAAATACATCATTTGATGGAGTTGCCTCTTTTTTTAAGACGTAAAATGCATTTTTTTAAGATGTAAATTATACGTCACTTAGTTTTACATCTTTAAATTTGGATCATCTATGGGAGATGCTCAAAGTTTTGCATCATCTTcgtaaaaaagaagaaaaaaatagaggcTTCTCATTAAACCTCCACCCGACCCGACCCGAGGGGGCGGCCccaaaacagcaagcaaaacagaaCTGAAGTAAACTGAGCCCGAAGACAGCCATCACTGCTCCTCGCCGCCGCTCCCCTCGCAATAGCTGCATTTCAGTCGACTGAGTTTTCACAGTTGGGTCGGTCGATTTTGGTTGAAGGGAGAAATAGCCATAGGGAAGGAAGAAACTCGCCGGAGGGGAGGAAGAAGCTCGTTGGGCAGGCTAACCCGGTGTGTATCATAGGGTTCATGGTGGGGCGGTGGTGGACGACAGTGGTGGGGGGCGGTGTGGGGATTCGCCGAAGAAAAAACTTGATGCGGCGGGGCCTAGAGGGATGACCGGCGCGGTGGGGGGTGGTTTCGGGGAGGACGAGGCGGTGAGGCTGGCGCGGGAGCGCCACCGGCCGCAGGCGGTGGTGGCTGGCGGTCCGGCCGGTGGTCCGTGGGGGCGGTTGGAAGAAAGCATCGGGAGAAAGAAGATGCGCTGTGATCTGTTTTTAGAAACTGTTGTAGGTGGAAGATGACTGCTGGCCGTTAGATTAGAGATCAAGGGCAGAGAACATCGACTGACCCAAATAGGGATTTTCAGTCGACTGGCACGTAGCTAgtcccctcccccctctcctcgCCCCCAAACCCTACCGGCGGCAAGAAAAGATGCCGCGGCTGACGCCGTCGGACGCGTCCCTCATCCTCGACCACGTCGTAGGCGACGCGTCcatccccaccgccgccgccaacgTGCTCCTCGCGGGCCTCCCCTTCCCCGAccgccccacgccgcgcctcctccgctcgctgctcctccgccgcctcgccgccgaccccgtctcCGCTGCCGCGCTCGACTCCCTCCAGTTCCTCGCCTCCCTTCCCGACCCGGACCCCGCGTCCCCCGTCTCCGCcgcgcacctcgccgtcgccgccttcCTCGCCTGCTCGGCGCCCGACTTCGACGCCGCCGCGCGGGCCCTCTTCGCGCGCCCCGGCGGCCGCGCGCGCCGCGCGGTcgacgaggaggagggcggggaccCCCCGCTCGCCTCTTCCGAGGCCCTCGTCGTCGCGGACCAGTTCGAGGCCGCCGTCGGGAACGCCTTCTCGCAGGACGTGCTGAAGGGGCTATTTGGCGACCGGGCCAAGGCGGAGCGGCGGGTGAGGGACCTCCTGGCGGCCGAGTGGGCCGCGGTCGGCCCGTCTCGCCTGGAGCTAGCGGCAGAGCAGATCGTTGGCGATGGCGCCGTCGAGACGTGGCGCGCCGCTGACGAGACCGTCCGCGCCAAATACCGCATACTAGGTGAGTATTCTTCTGTTCTGGCCAACAAAGCGCAGCATTTTATTCGGCGGGGTTCTGAGACGCAATGATGCGATGAAGTTGCCTATACTACTCCTATATCTTATACTTTTAGCCTTTGACGCAAGAGGTGACAATAGAAAGATAATCTCTACCTCCCAGGAGTAACCTGAAATGCAACTCTGGTGAACTTGGTCAGCTAGAGCGTTCATGATTGTCAACCACATGCTTGTGAAATCTTCATCATTCGTTCCTGTTGTGAAATCGACCACATGCTCAACACACTGCAAATGATAATTTCAGACAGTTCAGTTATTGGAGTATTTAAGAAAATCAAATCAAACAAAAATAGAGGTGTTCACATATTTAGCCTGTGAACAGATAGACCTCCTACCCATGCACTGAAATTTTACTTCAGGCAAGGCACGGGCAAGAGTTACAGGCAAGTTGAGCTAGCTACCCATGCACTGTAATTTTGAATAGAAGATTGGATGCTGAAACTAAATCAACTCAAGTGTTCAGCTAGCTACCCATGCACTGTAAGTTCCAATGGCACGTCTGAAACATGTTTTCCTACTTTCATCGCCAGTCATGCATGATCAGCTCAAGTGTTTGCTGTTTTCAGCATGGCCATACATTATTATATTTATGTGTAGTTATTAGACTTGTATGTAGCTTCGTATATGACTTGTACTTGTACATGTAATCCCTTTATAAATATAAACACCAACGCCACCCTTAGCGGTTGTGCAGTTGACCCAATCTTTGTCTAAACCTAGTCTTTAGTCATGTAACATTTTGATAAAATTCAGTCTTAGATTTGCTTTGAGGTATAAAATGAGAATAAATACATACCCCACTTGTCAGTTTATGCATTGTTCTTGATTGAGTGTCCGCTTGTCAGTTTCAAATTCTTTTACCAAAAGGTAGCTTATTCCAAAATAAAACAAGATGTTTGATATAAGTTCAGTACATATGTCAAGTGGATGCAGGTATGCCTCAGTGACACTAAACTACAAAATAGATAAACAGATACTCCTCATGCTACTGATCTTTCTTGGTACTTTGGCTTGTAAGAATGACAGCATTAACTTCACTTGCCGTCTTTAAGCGTTGAGAAACGTCCAACAGTTCAACATATGGACAGTTTCTTACATCTTCAAAAAACAGAAGGGCTACAGTTTTCTCTATTTCCTCGAGAAAGGCTTGCTGCAAAATTGCCAACATTTCACATAGAGAGGTAATGTCATGGCATGGTCTTAAAAATCACTGGTATTACCAAGAGATATAATGGGAGTTTTGATTAATAAAGATTTGAACCCATAGTCCTAACTGAAGTTAAATTGTTAAAGAGATAATTTCAgtagaactcacattttcttcaccTCTTGGTGCAAGTTCTTGAGCAAATTCCAAAGCTTCACTTATTTTTCCCACAAGAATCAACTCTATTAGTTTCTGCTGCTGCAGATGGAAGTATAATTGGGGATTTGTATCCAGATGATAAGTCAAATTTTAATTTAGGATTTGTAGGAAAATGGATTTCAGAATATACACCTGGATGTGGCCACACCTATTGTAAAAAATGCAATTTACAAGTACATTTGCTTCAATTTCTATGTAACCAAAGTCTACAATCTCCATTTCACACAACCCATACACTGTAATTTTCAGCAGAAGATTGGAGTTGAAACTACAACACTCCTTGGGGATGCAATCACAGACACTGGATCAGAGATGATGAAGTAAATCACAAGACACAGTAGGCAATCATAGCAAGGACCATAGACACCAGAGAAAAGGGGCCGCACCTTGGGGAGGCAGAGGTGGTCGAGGAGCGTGACGGTCGTGGAGGTTGGGGGCGAGGGcgaagccatggaggaggaggacCACCAGGCCGGCGACGGAGCCCGGCTCCGTGACGTGGAGGGAGACATCGTTGACCTCCGCGCTCCAGTGCCGCACCTCGCTGCCCGCGTCAATGGACTCAGGTTGGGTTTGACTTGCGGAGATCACTATCTTCTCCTCCGGCGTCGCACACTCGAACAGCAGGCCTCTCTTGAGCAGTTCCAGCACCTAAGCTCACAGATCTTGGTGTCCAGGCTCGCACCGCTGGTTTCTTGGCCAGAAATGACCTTGAACTGAAGAAGTCCATGCCGCGCTTGTAGCGGTGGGTGTAACCAGCTGAGGCAGTGGCGCCGAAAGTACAACTGAGGGAGGAAGGCaccggcaaggcggcggcgatttgaggggagaggaggaggcgtcGGGAGAGTGAGCGAGTGAGGAAGAAAGACTCGAGACCGAGTGGGGGAGATCTGGGGACATTTTCGGAAACGAAAATAATAATTTGTAGTGACCGAGCGATTCGCTAAAGGTAGTGCAAATTCCAAAAGTCTTATATTtcggtacggagggagtatatgttttacATGCTAGTATAATTTGTCCTGGTTCCATAAATAATTGTTTTGAGCATATTTTGTTTGAGCCACATTTTTGTTTCTAGTGATGTTTAATGTTTGGAGTTGTTGTTTGTGCACCTGTCCCCAATAGGAAAATGAGTGACCCCTTCAGCCCTTCTCCTGCGTTTCATGGCCTTACTGCTAAGTCTTTGATGACCAGTGGAACTTTCATTTGGGATTCCCGTTTTCTGGGCCTGTTCTATTTCGTGCACCACTCATGTGCTTGGAATGGTAGTTGGAATTATTTTACATTGTTGCATTTAGATCCAACCGCGCCACAAGGTTATTTTATGCCTATCATTGATGGTACAATTTTGGAACTTACAGCTGGGGAAGAAAAAACACGTGAAATTTTGAGCAAAATTGAAGACCGAATTTCAACCCCGCAAGTTCATAAGGTCATACATGACCTCAAATCAAGCTGTGCTGACCTTCATAATGTGGTGGATGATCCATTACCAGCCGCAAAAGCAGCTGCAGATAAGGTGTTGGCTGCAAGGATGGATAAGGCAGTTCATATTAATGATGAATTTAACAATCATGGTGCGAATTGTAGCGTTGCTGGTCCAAGTGCTGTTAATGACCAAGGCGAGACATTGAGAAAAGGCACGCCATCAAGTCTTATGGATTGGAACCCTACAGCACAATCTCTTCTGGTGAGTTTCCTTTGTGtattactccctctgatccatattacttgtcttagatttgtctagatacggatgtatctagacacgttTTAATGTTAGAAACATCCGtacctagacaaatctaagacaagtaatatgaatcggagggagtatttgttttaTGTCTTTTGAGTATTCTACATATTTCAACCACTTTGAACAAGGAGTTATATCAAATGGAGACAACTGGGTTATCTTAATTATAATTTATCTAGGAAACTAATGCTATCACAACGCCTTTATGATATAAATAAATGCCTTAAAACACATCTATTTGTTTGTATAAGTTACTTTGATAAGTTCACAATTATTATGTTGCTACTTTTCACTGCCGCCTACAGTTCTGTTGCTTTCCAGAGAAACTAGATAATAGTctctctgttcacaaatataagattctttggatatttcaatatagactacatatggaCAGAAACGAGTGAACGAACACACTAAAACATGTCCATATACATCCAATTCACAAAAAAgtcagaacatcttatatttgtgaacataTGTTTTTTGGACAAGCTGGTTTCTTATACATGGCAAAAGATTAATAAATCAGCATTTGAACATACAGCAAATATGCGTTGGTACTTGTGCGATTGATATATTACTGAACTTTTGTAAGTTAATACTACTTTCTTTGTACAATATATAAGTTAATACTTAATTTATATGATGGCTAATCCTTAGTAAAATGTGATCTTCAGTATTCTGCATGCACATTGGCCAGCTATGCACATCTCCAG
Protein-coding regions in this window:
- the LOC123170381 gene encoding uncharacterized protein isoform X3, translating into MASRAGAVSAGAAADTGSPSARLAAAGAGEEEAGAGKVKLLCSYGGRIAPRSGDGALRYVGGQMRLISVPRAASFADLMRKVEAVDDAAGPAPAAAGGGALVKYQLPGEDLDSLVSVSCAEDYDNMLEEYEKLAAAAPDGSAKLRVFLFPADSASGSGSHPAAVDEAGQRYIDAVRRRESGSSAHNSEASEPAGLAEGMSPRAVPPPSVPPEYLYSAGSHTNHASPFPQSLGFSAVAASAPAMGIPAHNPVLLRPEPQPLQPHQVASYAPPPPHQPAPVASYAQHQQPAQQVASYAPPLQPQVASYAPPQQLPQVASYAPPPQLPQVTAYTSQMPQSYIEPQQIQYVNAQQFGLHGVSQSANLMPAHMSQYVPSTLGTNSMATTGAQIGALRPVSAGTERVLENLHFSRPMQTPVDPNYRVLQPLSELPPLPHTTLQASDAQRYGVQTVLTSTASSPVITSSRAFPVVVSSATVPTLRYDDCMMCQKILPHAHSDNMIQEQGNPRALNYPDVSPVFYSLHQEDATKQQVPAAVPVTSANYISEPRAESTAGMTQFDPKLSARNPAVQAAPSQDAGTLVQPTMVTVPLSSIPTSNGVFVGQPPHTLAEDFLMYQRQQQHPYSMQTTQVLANGVSSNPQGIDASAFKNSNHPVEEPIGEYAHDVPHDCVRAIDARMQGIQLGPIAPPESIVQGKSAIPHGAVGDGIVEKPPVIIDGSPIYKSQAGGYHMGTSNAFPVPSFILEDNVVRHTEQPPPSRNVGANNVYPEVIQQPSMLLKNNLGVPIEHPVPSERFLVRPAYSGVQSPAGPPAHHPGEMLNGMVSAPYNDPWKAIGNASAVPPTSNMLAKEHVLSGDPYVDGHVPAITSSNAAMLLEEGNLPLIHDPTFKDIYPEPAQISKGYGEEIVKRQLQAVAEGVAASVLQSPFPEKPTEFSGDHKDLPGDVIDPKNEDAPSKQSDKTSQGVPVLDDIDNLQIIKNSDLEELRELGSGTFGTVYHGKWRGSDVAIKRISDRCFVGKPSEEQRMKTDFWNEACKLSSLHHPNVVAFYGVVLDGPGGSVATVTEYMANGSLRQALQRHENRIFDRRRRLLIVMDVAFGMEYLHGKNIVHFDLKSDNLLVNLRDPQRPICKVGDLGLSKVKCQTLISGGVRGTLPWMAPELLNGSSNLVSEKVDVFSFGIVMWELLTGEEPYADLHYGAIIGGIVNNTLRPLVPESCDPQWRSLMEQCWSAEPMERPSFTEVVKRLRAMATSPTKTLPQK